From a single Planctellipticum variicoloris genomic region:
- a CDS encoding ATP-dependent nuclease yields MKLENVAVSNYRTLQDVSVTFRGFYTAISGQNNAGKTTLIRAIRNTFKDNMREIVFFRRDSEVTYRDDKTQWVSGTPDISFDYVISVDRSDDPGLFLFLEKFNEQPLPGSTSHLRLLLSYQPSDDVACTAWIDGREQSSFASKEILQKLTSSNLAFMHDSADRGFTIYGSRGRHVQELMFSPDEMKQIANEQRRVQSKIKQISKGHRAELSALLGHLEDKYEVDFTIPDGAFSGTLPFSINLRDKNVDVPLNDWGSGTKNRTHIMMSILQANRIRSKDDENKITPIIIIEEPESFLHPSAQAEFGRVLMDLANELRIQTIVTTHSPYMLCQDSIASNVLLNRKLTRGRAKETEVVAVSEETWMEPFSEILGLDNAEFDPWRGVLHSSKQRVLLVEGDIDRKYLEHIHSLEFEGFVLPDGLDIVPYEGKDALKNTILLKFIIEKFKRVLVTFDLDAKPELERVMQQIGLEEGTHFVAVGVDRSGKQCIEGLIPERVLSKVHGQNTDLVMQLSAQESRDRKSAKSALKQKILAEFKSDRSIAIEDLRGFAPMFRVIGKALG; encoded by the coding sequence GTGAAACTCGAAAACGTCGCCGTAAGCAACTATCGCACCCTGCAGGACGTCAGCGTTACCTTTCGCGGGTTCTACACGGCCATCTCTGGACAGAATAACGCAGGAAAGACCACGCTGATACGTGCAATCCGCAACACATTTAAAGACAACATGCGAGAAATTGTGTTTTTCCGGCGAGACAGTGAGGTAACCTACCGCGACGACAAGACCCAGTGGGTATCAGGTACGCCTGATATCTCCTTCGACTACGTCATTTCGGTCGATCGTTCCGACGATCCAGGTCTTTTCCTGTTTCTGGAAAAATTCAACGAACAACCTCTCCCCGGAAGCACTAGCCACCTTCGGCTCTTGCTTTCATACCAGCCCAGCGACGACGTCGCCTGCACAGCTTGGATTGACGGACGTGAACAATCAAGCTTTGCGTCAAAAGAAATCTTGCAAAAGCTGACATCCTCAAATCTAGCATTTATGCACGACTCGGCAGATCGCGGATTCACAATTTACGGATCCCGGGGACGACACGTCCAAGAACTAATGTTCTCTCCAGACGAAATGAAACAGATCGCCAACGAACAGCGCCGCGTTCAGAGCAAGATTAAGCAAATATCCAAAGGTCATCGCGCGGAGCTATCGGCGCTTCTCGGACACTTGGAAGACAAGTACGAAGTAGACTTTACAATACCAGATGGCGCTTTCTCCGGGACGCTTCCATTCTCTATCAATCTGCGGGACAAGAACGTTGATGTTCCTCTCAACGACTGGGGTAGCGGCACTAAGAATCGCACTCACATCATGATGTCGATCCTTCAAGCAAATCGAATCCGCTCTAAAGATGATGAAAACAAGATTACGCCGATCATAATCATTGAGGAGCCCGAGAGTTTTCTCCATCCGTCCGCACAAGCAGAGTTTGGGCGGGTGCTGATGGACTTGGCCAATGAACTGAGAATCCAGACGATTGTGACTACGCACAGTCCGTACATGCTATGCCAAGACAGTATTGCATCGAATGTTCTTTTGAATCGAAAGCTGACCCGCGGGCGAGCTAAGGAGACGGAAGTCGTTGCGGTGAGCGAAGAGACCTGGATGGAGCCGTTTAGTGAGATCCTTGGGCTCGATAACGCTGAGTTTGATCCGTGGCGTGGTGTATTGCACAGTTCTAAGCAGCGTGTTCTTTTGGTTGAGGGAGATATCGATCGAAAGTATCTTGAGCACATTCACTCGCTTGAATTCGAGGGGTTTGTCTTGCCGGACGGGTTAGATATCGTTCCTTACGAAGGCAAAGATGCTCTTAAGAATACGATATTGCTGAAGTTTATTATCGAGAAGTTTAAGCGGGTGCTCGTTACATTTGATCTTGACGCGAAGCCGGAACTTGAGCGCGTCATGCAACAGATCGGACTTGAAGAAGGGACTCATTTCGTTGCTGTCGGGGTTGACCGATCGGGCAAACAGTGCATCGAGGGACTGATCCCGGAGCGAGTTCTCTCGAAAGTCCATGGCCAGAACACGGACCTTGTGATGCAGTTGAGTGCTCAGGAGTCGCGGGATCGCAAGTCGGCAAAGAGTGCTCTAAAGCAGAAGATCCTTGCCGAGTTCAAGAGCGATCGATCAATTGCGATTGAAGACCTACGCGGATTTGCCCCTATGTTCAGGGTCATCGGGAAGGCGCTTGGGTAA
- a CDS encoding mercuric reductase encodes MNASQGYGVVEPDDEFNRLLVEKVHPPGWVNPQPKNEYHLVVIGAGTAGLVTAAGAAGLGARVALVERHLMGGDCLNVGCVPSKSLLSAARMAATVRRAGDYGVAVPEGATVDFGRVMQRLRQVRAGISANDSAERFRGLGVDVFLGAAQFGADGRTVVVGDQSLKFRKAVVCTGARAAVPDIPGLAESGYLTNETIFSLTELPRRLAIIGGGPIGVEMAQAFARFGSEVVLFQRRDRILPHDDAEAAGVVEAQLRREGVSFHYGCAIREVRRSAAGTHITAVQHEKVRDWTCDAVLVATGRAPNVAGLNLEGVGVAYDLKGGVRVDDRLRTSNPRIFAAGDVCSQHKFTHTADFLARIVIQNALFFGRAKASSLIVPWCTYTSPELAHVGLGVAEAAAQGIAVDTLVQPFDEVDRAILDGETTGFVKVHLRRGTDRIVGATIVGSHAGDLISEISVAMRNKVGLRGIGGTIHPYPTRADAIRKLGDQYNRKRLKPGVKWILRRLMEWGAGRSG; translated from the coding sequence GTGAACGCATCACAAGGTTACGGGGTCGTCGAGCCGGATGACGAATTCAATCGGTTGCTGGTGGAGAAGGTGCATCCGCCGGGGTGGGTGAATCCGCAGCCGAAAAACGAGTATCACCTGGTGGTGATCGGGGCGGGGACGGCGGGGCTGGTGACTGCCGCCGGGGCCGCCGGTCTGGGAGCGCGGGTGGCGCTGGTCGAGCGGCATCTGATGGGAGGGGACTGCCTCAACGTCGGGTGCGTCCCTTCCAAGTCGCTGCTGAGTGCGGCGCGGATGGCGGCGACGGTTCGACGGGCCGGCGACTATGGCGTCGCGGTTCCAGAAGGAGCGACTGTCGATTTCGGTCGCGTGATGCAGCGGCTGCGGCAGGTGCGAGCGGGGATCAGCGCCAACGATTCGGCCGAGCGGTTTCGCGGACTGGGGGTCGATGTCTTTCTGGGGGCGGCCCAGTTCGGGGCGGACGGGCGGACGGTGGTCGTCGGGGATCAGTCGTTGAAGTTCCGCAAGGCGGTCGTGTGCACCGGGGCCAGAGCGGCGGTTCCCGACATTCCCGGGCTGGCGGAATCGGGCTATCTGACGAACGAGACGATTTTCTCGCTGACCGAACTGCCGCGACGGCTGGCGATCATCGGGGGCGGGCCGATCGGCGTCGAGATGGCTCAGGCGTTTGCGCGGTTCGGCTCAGAAGTGGTTCTGTTTCAGCGGCGGGATCGGATTCTGCCGCACGACGACGCCGAGGCCGCGGGGGTGGTCGAGGCGCAGCTCCGGCGCGAGGGAGTGAGCTTTCACTACGGATGCGCGATTCGCGAAGTGCGCCGGAGCGCGGCCGGGACGCACATCACTGCCGTGCAGCATGAGAAGGTGCGGGACTGGACTTGCGATGCGGTGCTGGTGGCGACCGGGCGGGCGCCGAATGTTGCGGGGTTGAACCTGGAAGGAGTCGGCGTCGCCTATGACCTGAAAGGCGGGGTGCGCGTGGACGACCGATTGCGGACGAGCAATCCGCGGATCTTTGCGGCGGGGGACGTCTGCTCGCAGCACAAGTTCACGCACACGGCGGACTTTCTGGCGCGGATCGTGATTCAGAACGCCCTGTTTTTCGGGCGGGCGAAGGCCAGCTCGCTGATTGTTCCGTGGTGCACCTATACGTCTCCGGAACTGGCGCACGTCGGCCTGGGGGTCGCGGAAGCGGCGGCGCAAGGGATTGCGGTCGACACGCTGGTGCAGCCGTTCGACGAGGTGGACCGGGCGATTCTCGACGGGGAAACGACGGGCTTCGTGAAGGTTCATCTCCGGCGGGGGACGGATCGCATCGTCGGGGCGACGATCGTCGGCAGCCACGCGGGGGATTTGATTTCCGAGATCAGCGTGGCGATGCGGAACAAGGTGGGGCTGCGCGGCATCGGGGGGACGATTCATCCCTACCCGACGCGGGCGGATGCGATCCGCAAGCTGGGGGATCAGTACAACCGGAAGCGGTTGAAGCCGGGGGTGAAGTGGATTTTGCGGCGCCTGATGGAGTGGGGGGCGGGAAGAAGTGGCTAG
- a CDS encoding TVP38/TMEM64 family protein, translated as MQNEKCKSQNWKSWNGAGWGRIAAGVMLVAVVIAAYLQFRERLTLQALAQSEAQFRQFQFEHPWLIYGVLFAAYVLVTGLSLPGATGMTLLTSWLLGFWPGLVVVSFASTTGASLAFLLSRYLLRDAIQSRFGERLARFNEALGREGAFYLFTLRLIPAVPFFVINVVMGLTPLRLWTFWWVSQLGMLPGTVVYVYAGSRVPSLEVLAQEGVRGIVSTELIVALALLGLFPLAVRWFVSLYQKRKISRRGAEGGEGAEKMEN; from the coding sequence ATGCAAAATGAAAAATGCAAATCGCAAAATTGGAAGAGTTGGAACGGCGCCGGCTGGGGGCGGATCGCTGCCGGGGTGATGCTGGTTGCGGTCGTGATTGCGGCTTATCTGCAGTTTCGTGAGCGACTGACTTTGCAGGCCCTGGCGCAGTCGGAAGCTCAGTTCCGGCAGTTTCAGTTCGAACATCCGTGGCTGATCTATGGCGTGCTGTTCGCCGCTTATGTGCTCGTGACCGGGCTGTCGCTGCCGGGGGCGACGGGAATGACGCTGTTGACGAGCTGGCTGCTGGGGTTCTGGCCGGGGCTGGTCGTGGTCAGTTTTGCGTCGACGACTGGAGCGAGTCTGGCGTTTCTGCTGAGCCGGTATCTGCTGCGCGACGCCATTCAAAGTCGGTTTGGGGAGCGGCTGGCCCGGTTCAATGAGGCGCTGGGCCGGGAAGGGGCGTTTTATCTGTTCACGCTCCGGCTGATTCCTGCCGTGCCGTTCTTTGTGATCAACGTCGTGATGGGGTTGACCCCGTTGCGGCTCTGGACGTTCTGGTGGGTGAGTCAGCTCGGGATGCTTCCGGGCACGGTGGTGTATGTGTATGCGGGGAGCCGGGTGCCGAGTCTGGAAGTGCTTGCGCAGGAGGGCGTGCGGGGGATTGTTTCGACGGAATTGATTGTTGCTTTGGCGCTGCTGGGGCTGTTTCCGCTGGCGGTGCGGTGGTTTGTTTCGCTGTATCAGAAGAGGAAGATTTCTCGCAGAGGGGCGGAGGGGGGAGAGGGGGCAGAGAAGATGGAGAACTGA
- the arsS gene encoding arsenosugar biosynthesis radical SAM (seleno)protein ArsS (Some members of this family are selenoproteins.), giving the protein MPTLSLLRQHSPLAEPSRQRQILADAGQTGIPDFAAALKQAGVAPLTASGIEVLQVNLGKLCNQTCRHCHVDAGPDRREIMSPETIDACLNVLRQHDIGTLDITGGAPEMTPGFRDLVRGAAAPGRRIIDRCNLTILVAPGFEDLPELLAEHRVDIVASLPCYLESNVDKQRGDGVFQRSLHALRRLNQLGYGQPGNPLRLTLVYNPVGPSLPPPQQALEADYRRELRARYGIEFTDLYTITNMPISRFLDDLLTAGRLDDYLHKLVNAFNPATVPGLMCRTTLSVDWTGRLFDCDFNQMLDLPVHPSAPQHIRDFSRKSLTGRPIQIGRHCFGCTAGAGSSCGGSLLT; this is encoded by the coding sequence GTGCCAACCCTCTCCCTTCTCCGCCAGCACAGCCCCCTCGCCGAGCCCTCCCGGCAGCGCCAGATCCTCGCCGACGCCGGCCAGACCGGGATCCCGGACTTCGCGGCAGCTCTCAAACAAGCCGGCGTCGCCCCCCTCACCGCCTCCGGGATCGAAGTCCTGCAGGTCAATCTCGGCAAACTCTGCAACCAGACCTGCCGCCACTGCCACGTCGACGCCGGCCCCGACCGGCGGGAGATAATGTCGCCCGAGACGATCGACGCGTGCCTGAACGTCCTGCGTCAGCACGACATCGGCACGCTCGACATCACCGGCGGCGCGCCCGAGATGACCCCCGGCTTCCGCGATCTCGTCCGCGGCGCTGCAGCCCCCGGCCGGCGGATCATCGACCGCTGCAACCTGACGATCCTGGTCGCCCCCGGCTTCGAGGACCTCCCGGAGCTCCTGGCGGAGCACCGAGTCGACATCGTCGCCTCGCTCCCCTGTTACTTGGAGTCCAACGTCGACAAGCAGCGCGGCGACGGCGTCTTCCAGCGCTCGCTGCACGCCCTCCGTCGCCTCAACCAGCTCGGCTACGGTCAGCCAGGAAATCCTCTGCGGCTGACGCTGGTCTACAATCCCGTCGGCCCGTCGCTCCCTCCGCCGCAACAGGCGCTCGAAGCCGACTACCGGCGGGAGCTGCGAGCCCGGTACGGCATCGAATTCACCGATCTCTACACAATCACCAACATGCCGATCAGCCGGTTCCTCGACGACCTGCTGACCGCCGGCCGCCTCGACGACTACCTGCACAAGCTGGTCAACGCCTTCAATCCGGCGACGGTCCCCGGCCTGATGTGCCGGACCACCCTCTCGGTCGACTGGACCGGACGGCTGTTCGACTGCGACTTCAACCAGATGCTCGACCTCCCCGTCCATCCCTCCGCCCCGCAGCACATCCGGGATTTCTCCCGGAAATCGTTGACCGGCCGGCCCATCCAGATCGGCCGGCACTGTTTCGGCTGCACCGCCGGCGCCGGATCGAGCTGCGGCGGCAGCCTCCTGACCTGA
- the mtaB gene encoding tRNA (N(6)-L-threonylcarbamoyladenosine(37)-C(2))-methylthiotransferase MtaB, producing the protein MTEPVLELPILAASSSRRMRLVTLGCRVNQYETQLVKEALERIGYREAADEESADLCVVNTCTVTNNADSRSRQVIRQLAKKNPGTRTLVMGCYATRDPAAIAKLPAVFEVVTDKRELPDVLAREGVYDMPAGISRFEGRKRAYVKVQDGCILKCSYCIIPQVRPGLQTRSADDIEDEVRRLVDRGYQEIVLTGIHVGHYGVESTRGKSGLPPFRLWHLFRRLDRIPGEWRMRLSSVEAGEINDEFINSAADCEHLCPQFHPALQSGSTAVLRRMRRRYTAERFLEKLDRMRQKLDRPAFSTDVIVGFPGETEAEFDETLATCRQAGFMKMHIFPFSPRRETPAADYPDQVHGEVKNERVRRLEALERELAQRYYASLIGCDLEVMVEGLSPTRPGWVAGTDRRYVPVEFPGQPDDEGRMLRAVGQTVAREALLAERIVLQ; encoded by the coding sequence GTGACCGAGCCTGTGCTTGAGCTGCCGATCCTTGCTGCGTCGTCCAGCCGCCGGATGCGGCTGGTGACGCTCGGGTGTCGGGTGAATCAGTACGAGACGCAGCTCGTCAAAGAGGCTCTGGAGCGGATTGGCTATCGCGAGGCCGCCGATGAAGAATCGGCGGACCTCTGCGTGGTCAATACGTGTACGGTCACCAACAACGCCGACTCCCGTTCGCGGCAGGTGATCCGCCAGCTCGCGAAGAAGAATCCCGGCACGCGCACGCTGGTCATGGGCTGCTACGCCACCCGCGATCCGGCGGCCATCGCAAAACTGCCTGCCGTTTTCGAGGTCGTCACCGACAAACGGGAGCTGCCGGATGTCCTCGCCCGCGAAGGGGTCTACGACATGCCCGCCGGGATTTCCCGGTTTGAAGGGCGCAAGCGGGCCTACGTGAAAGTGCAGGATGGCTGCATTCTCAAGTGCAGCTACTGCATCATTCCCCAGGTCCGCCCCGGCCTGCAGACCCGCTCGGCCGACGATATCGAAGACGAAGTCCGGCGGCTGGTCGATCGCGGCTACCAGGAAATTGTGCTGACCGGGATTCACGTCGGCCACTATGGAGTGGAGTCGACGCGCGGCAAGTCGGGGCTGCCGCCGTTCCGACTCTGGCACCTGTTCCGCCGGCTGGACCGCATTCCCGGCGAGTGGCGGATGCGGCTTTCGAGCGTCGAGGCAGGCGAAATCAACGACGAATTCATCAACTCCGCCGCTGATTGCGAGCACCTCTGCCCGCAGTTTCATCCGGCCCTGCAGAGCGGATCGACGGCGGTCCTGAGGCGAATGCGGCGGCGGTATACCGCGGAGCGCTTCCTGGAAAAACTGGACCGGATGCGGCAGAAGCTCGACCGGCCGGCGTTCTCCACCGACGTGATCGTCGGCTTTCCTGGCGAGACGGAGGCGGAATTCGATGAAACCCTCGCGACCTGTCGACAGGCCGGATTCATGAAGATGCATATTTTCCCCTTCAGCCCCCGCCGGGAGACCCCCGCGGCCGATTATCCCGATCAGGTCCATGGCGAAGTGAAAAACGAGCGGGTCCGCCGGCTGGAAGCGCTGGAGCGGGAGCTGGCGCAGCGGTACTATGCCTCATTGATCGGATGCGACCTGGAAGTGATGGTCGAGGGGCTCTCGCCGACTCGGCCGGGCTGGGTCGCGGGGACCGATCGACGGTACGTTCCGGTCGAATTCCCGGGCCAACCCGACGATGAAGGTCGGATGCTGCGGGCCGTCGGGCAGACCGTCGCGCGCGAGGCGCTTCTGGCGGAGCGCATCGTTTTGCAGTAG
- a CDS encoding STAS domain-containing protein: MTLADFRPTYFHVESQDDCVVVTFHAAKLSEDDNLELLNQEMQALIDQYQVRLLVVNLATVEYLTSAVLAKLITLHRRLHRKEGHLAICGVKDVVDDVFRASRLDEYFTMADDVPAAVARLSLH; the protein is encoded by the coding sequence ATGACACTCGCAGACTTTCGTCCGACATACTTCCACGTCGAATCTCAAGACGATTGCGTCGTGGTGACGTTCCACGCCGCGAAGCTCTCCGAAGATGACAATCTCGAGTTGCTCAACCAGGAAATGCAGGCGCTGATCGACCAGTACCAGGTCCGGCTGCTCGTCGTGAATCTGGCCACGGTCGAGTACCTGACGAGCGCCGTCCTCGCCAAACTGATCACGCTGCATCGCCGGCTGCATCGCAAGGAGGGGCACCTGGCGATCTGCGGAGTCAAAGATGTCGTCGACGACGTCTTTCGGGCCAGCCGGCTCGACGAATACTTCACGATGGCGGACGACGTTCCCGCCGCCGTGGCCCGACTCAGCCTTCATTGA
- the tmk gene encoding dTMP kinase has product MGLLVAIEGIDGSGKGTQAALLCKRLQQAGRRTTLFSFPRYQQTHFGRMVGEFLNGRFGSLAEAHPCLVSLLYAGDRLESKSVLQQALAENDVVICDRFVPSNIAHQGAKRQGAERQELIDWILTVEHEVYGLPRPDAVLFLELPVLEAQRLIALKAQRAYTEKAADLQEADGAYLEEVRQVYLDLAAREPGWIRIPSLADGQLRSVESIGDDLFAAVERLLTTVTASAAVPLSELGASRRQWIDGELQPWCRTAPLVELKKAELDWTNLAGQVPADQTLWRWAWSRFPDLVHPELGLNETYPVRLHLKDGLSVVGYPDGRQSRQGSLVLTRRSPAGAWESLGPWSIDDVQSAVRMAADAF; this is encoded by the coding sequence GTGGGACTGCTCGTCGCGATTGAGGGGATTGACGGCTCGGGCAAAGGGACGCAGGCCGCCCTGCTCTGCAAGCGGCTGCAGCAGGCGGGCCGGCGGACAACGCTGTTCAGTTTTCCGCGTTACCAGCAGACGCATTTCGGCCGGATGGTCGGGGAGTTTCTGAACGGCCGGTTCGGCAGCCTGGCCGAGGCTCACCCGTGCCTGGTCTCGCTGCTGTACGCGGGGGACCGGCTGGAATCGAAGTCGGTCCTGCAGCAGGCGCTTGCTGAAAACGACGTGGTGATCTGCGACCGGTTCGTGCCGTCCAACATCGCCCACCAGGGCGCGAAGCGGCAGGGAGCCGAGCGGCAGGAGTTGATCGACTGGATTCTGACGGTCGAACACGAGGTTTACGGCCTCCCCCGGCCGGACGCGGTCCTGTTTCTGGAGCTGCCGGTCCTCGAAGCTCAGCGGTTGATCGCGCTGAAGGCTCAGCGGGCCTATACCGAAAAGGCGGCCGACCTGCAGGAGGCCGACGGGGCTTATCTGGAGGAAGTCCGGCAGGTCTACCTGGACCTCGCCGCCCGCGAGCCGGGCTGGATCCGCATCCCCAGCCTCGCGGACGGTCAACTGCGAAGCGTCGAGAGCATCGGCGACGACCTGTTCGCGGCGGTCGAACGGCTGCTGACGACCGTGACGGCTTCCGCGGCGGTCCCCTTGTCGGAACTGGGGGCGTCGCGGCGGCAGTGGATCGACGGCGAGCTGCAGCCGTGGTGCCGGACCGCTCCGCTGGTCGAACTGAAGAAGGCCGAGCTCGACTGGACAAATCTCGCCGGCCAGGTTCCGGCCGACCAGACCCTCTGGCGCTGGGCGTGGAGCCGGTTCCCGGACCTGGTCCATCCCGAACTGGGGCTGAATGAAACGTATCCTGTCCGGCTGCACCTGAAGGACGGCCTATCGGTGGTCGGTTACCCGGACGGTCGGCAGAGCCGGCAGGGAAGTCTGGTCCTGACCCGCCGCTCGCCGGCCGGGGCGTGGGAGTCGCTGGGTCCGTGGTCGATCGACGACGTGCAATCGGCGGTGCGGATGGCTGCGGACGCGTTTTGA